The following proteins are co-located in the Syngnathus scovelli strain Florida chromosome 21, RoL_Ssco_1.2, whole genome shotgun sequence genome:
- the foxj1b gene encoding forkhead box protein J1-B — MPVLTSPDNANKFKEKWLTAYPDDQVASDSSPLDDSLTSLHWLQNFSIVNADPERPGGAAAQGCSSSFPSSHQHLFLKRFPRGGTDSPSSPPAGDTAATGMPLYLGSPVTSGSDTTLVPRFSNYVHLGSAFQSIPIQASPPAEVDYKTNPKIKPPYSYASLICMAMEASKQPKVTLSTIYNWITENFCYYRHAEPSWQNSIRHNLSLNKCFKKVPRQKDEPGKGGFWQIDPQYADMFVNGIFKRRRMSANSYNNNSGSVHRQNKLVSSSHSTHNSCPYQSGKDIGSKRKNHNKAIRATESPLLATEAPKTDILRGDFDLTSIFDDVLSGNCSTFEDLDLNTALNSLGCEMEVTMQGRQQSAGLGHWCGPGDLMGPSQHLNPSQSSYAYLDMSVASAVNMAELHVPPQHPQQLDGQDQLLQSQNQLQNFEEASSLFQEQPEEVVSWEELKEEAQGIPLTLDQSFGLYEGFFMEMQPWERVEAYL, encoded by the exons ATGCCGGTTCTGACGAGCCCAGACAACGCTAATAAGTTTAAGGAGAAATGGTTGACGGCGTACCCGGATGATCAGGTCGCATCCGACTCGTCCCCCCTTGATGACAGCCTGACCAGCCTCCACTGGCTCCAAAATTTCTCCATCGTGAACGCAGATCCTGAGCGTCCCGGTGGGGCCGCAGCGCAGGgctgctcctcctccttcccctcCTCCCATCAGCATCTTTTTCTCAAACGCTTTCCCAGAGGGGGCACCGACTCCCCCTCCAGCCCTCCTGCCGGGGACACGGCCGCCACGGGGATGCCGCTTTACCTCGGCAGCCCGGTCACCTCCGGGAGCGACACTACTCTGGTGCCGCGCTTCTCCAATTACGTGCATCTCGGCAGTGCGTTCCAGTCCATCCCAATCCAAGCTTCCCCCCCAGCGGAGGTTGACTACAAAACAAACCCAAAAATCAAACCGCCGTATTCCTACGCCTCGCTCATCTGCATGGCCATGGAAGCCAGCAAGCAGCCCAAAGTGACTTTATCCACCATCTACAACTGGATCACAGAGAATTTCTGCTACTACAGACACGCGGAGCCCAGCTGGCAG AACTCGATCCGCCACAACCTGTCGCTGAACAAGTGTTTCAAGAAGGTCCCCAGACAGAAGGACGAGCCTGGCAAAGGAGGTTTCTGGCAGATCGATCCTCAGTATGCCGACATGTTTGTCAACGGCATCTTCAAACGCCGGAGGATGTCTGCAAACAGCTACAACAACAATAGCGGGTCTGTCCACAGACAGAACAAATTGGTTTCGAGTAGCCACAGTACCCATAACAGCTGCCCTTATCAAAGTGGCAAGGATATAGGCAGCAAGCGGAAGAACCACAACAAGGCCATAAGGGCGACCGAGTCCCCTCTTTTGGCAACGGAGGCCCCAAAAACAGACATCCTGAGGGGGGATTTCGACCTGACGTCCATTTTTGATGATGTCCTGAGCGGGAACTGTAGCACCTTTGAGGATTTGGACCTCAACACGGCGCTGAATTCGCTGGGCTGCGAGATGGAGGTAACCATGCAAGGGAGGCAGCAGTCGGCCGGGTTGGGGCATTGGTGTGGCCCAGGAGACCTCATGGGACCGAGCCAGCACCTGAATCCCTCCCAGTCGTCCTACGCTTATCTGGACATGAGCGTCGCCTCGGCCGTCAACATGGCGGAGCTTCACGTGCCGCCGCAGCATCCGCAACAGCTGGACGGACAAGATCAGCTCCTGCAGAGTCAAAATCAGCTGCAGAATTTCGAAGAGGCTTCCTCCCTGTTCCAGGAGCAGCCGGAGGAGGTGGTGTCCTGGGAGGAGCTCAAGGAAGAGGCACAGGGTATTCCACTGACTCTGGATCAGAGCTTTGGCCTGTATGAGGGCTTCTTTATGGAGATGCAACCATGGGAACGGGTCGAAGCCTATCTGTGA